A genomic stretch from Hydrogenimonas urashimensis includes:
- a CDS encoding M24 family metallopeptidase: protein MTNYILRDENAIYYECGYSNDNALYLHLGSEAWLITDSRYTVEAKEQVRGAAVVETADLLKAARQLLRSRGVKRLVFDPKEWSVQAIGMLERKLPHLHLSPHPDFSHLKRMIKSEEEIALLKRAAELGREGFETFAAYLNLPGSQRSEKRLHFEMKAAMSHYGEYDLSFDPIVAINANAAKPHALPTDVVIREGDLLLVDAGLKYRRYCSDRTRTAFVKEGFDFGDEQKFSSPTIQKAYDLVRKAHDTAIRKARSGMTGAQIDRLAREVIEKGGMGKYFVHSTGHGVGLDIHEMPYISARGKTIVEDGMVFTIEPGLYFPGKFGIRIEDMVVMRNGRAEIL, encoded by the coding sequence ATGACGAACTACATTCTGCGGGATGAAAACGCGATCTACTACGAATGCGGATACAGTAACGACAATGCGCTCTATCTTCATCTTGGCAGCGAAGCCTGGCTCATCACCGACAGCCGCTATACGGTGGAGGCGAAGGAGCAGGTGCGCGGCGCCGCCGTCGTGGAGACGGCCGATCTGCTGAAAGCGGCCAGGCAGCTGCTCAGAAGCCGCGGTGTAAAGCGGCTCGTTTTCGATCCCAAGGAGTGGAGCGTCCAGGCGATAGGGATGCTCGAAAGAAAACTTCCCCATCTGCATCTGTCGCCCCATCCCGATTTTTCGCATCTGAAACGTATGATAAAGAGCGAAGAGGAGATTGCCCTTCTAAAAAGAGCGGCAGAGCTGGGGCGGGAAGGGTTCGAAACCTTCGCCGCTTATCTCAACCTGCCCGGATCGCAGAGAAGTGAAAAACGGCTCCATTTCGAGATGAAGGCCGCCATGAGTCATTACGGCGAATACGATCTGAGTTTCGATCCGATCGTGGCGATCAATGCCAATGCCGCCAAACCCCACGCCCTGCCGACCGATGTCGTGATCAGGGAGGGGGATCTTCTACTGGTGGATGCCGGGCTCAAATACAGGCGCTACTGTTCTGATAGGACCCGAACCGCCTTCGTGAAGGAAGGATTCGATTTCGGCGATGAACAGAAATTCTCCTCCCCGACCATCCAGAAGGCGTACGATCTGGTTCGCAAGGCGCATGACACAGCTATCCGAAAGGCACGAAGCGGGATGACGGGTGCCCAGATCGACCGCTTGGCGCGTGAAGTGATCGAAAAAGGGGGGATGGGAAAATATTTCGTCCACTCGACGGGCCACGGGGTGGGTCTGGATATCCATGAAATGCCCTATATTTCGGCACGCGGAAAAACGATTGTGGAGGATGGAATGGTGTTTACGATCGAGCCGGGCCTCTACTTTCCCGGGAAATTCGGCATACGGATCGAAGATATGGTCGTGATGCGCAACGGCAGGGCGGAAATTCTGTGA
- the ribD gene encoding bifunctional diaminohydroxyphosphoribosylaminopyrimidine deaminase/5-amino-6-(5-phosphoribosylamino)uracil reductase RibD has product MSLALHEAWKYQLLTYPNPAVGAVITDGHGALLAVAAHREAGKAHAEILAIRDAYGRLTGDRDLAVCDDALVLHDELSKRAETLFRDATLYVTLEPCSHTGRTPACAGLIERLGFRRVIIGAMDPNPEAAGGAKRLQKAGIDVATGVEKEACEALLEPFVKWQRGRFVFFKLAQSLNGVIDGGTISSEASRRWVHAVRTKIDRLVIGGGTVRIDRPILDSRLVKGKAPDVAIFTRHPQSIDRTIPLFDVPGRQVSFGKTLPEKGLVMIEGGPGAFAALRDEIDWMVLFIAPFVKEGMGYNATRDFWLLHQRRSGDDAMLWLKSRDQ; this is encoded by the coding sequence ATGTCGCTTGCACTTCACGAGGCATGGAAGTATCAGCTGCTGACCTATCCCAACCCCGCTGTCGGTGCTGTCATAACGGATGGGCACGGTGCACTGCTAGCTGTCGCGGCCCACAGGGAAGCGGGCAAAGCGCATGCGGAGATCCTCGCGATCCGGGATGCCTACGGGCGTCTGACGGGTGATCGTGACCTTGCAGTGTGCGACGATGCCCTCGTTCTTCATGATGAACTCTCCAAACGTGCCGAAACTCTTTTCCGCGATGCCACACTATATGTTACGCTCGAACCCTGCAGCCACACCGGCAGGACACCGGCCTGTGCCGGCCTGATCGAACGTCTCGGTTTCAGGCGGGTCATTATCGGTGCGATGGATCCCAACCCCGAAGCGGCGGGAGGTGCGAAACGGCTGCAGAAGGCGGGCATCGATGTGGCCACGGGCGTGGAGAAAGAGGCGTGCGAAGCACTGCTGGAGCCGTTCGTGAAATGGCAGCGGGGCCGGTTCGTTTTTTTCAAACTGGCCCAGAGTCTCAACGGTGTGATCGACGGCGGAACCATCAGTTCGGAAGCTTCCCGCCGGTGGGTCCATGCCGTGCGCACGAAGATCGATCGGCTGGTTATCGGCGGCGGTACCGTCCGCATCGACAGGCCCATTCTCGACAGCCGTCTGGTCAAAGGCAAAGCCCCCGACGTGGCGATATTCACACGCCATCCTCAAAGCATAGACAGGACGATCCCTCTTTTCGACGTACCTGGCCGGCAGGTTTCATTTGGTAAGACCCTCCCTGAAAAAGGACTTGTCATGATCGAAGGGGGTCCCGGTGCCTTCGCCGCACTGAGAGATGAGATTGACTGGATGGTGCTGTTCATCGCCCCTTTCGTCAAAGAGGGGATGGGGTATAATGCCACCAGAGATTTTTGGCTGCTCCATCAGCGCCGAAGTGGAGATGACGCAATGCTTTGGCTCAAATCAAGGGATCAATGA
- the lpxC gene encoding UDP-3-O-acyl-N-acetylglucosamine deacetylase, with the protein MKQRTIAKAVKSVGIGLHKGKPVHLVLEPLEADSGIVFYRKDAGVTIPLLPKYVVDTQMATVIGREGVNISTIEHFLSALYAYGIDNMRVVLDDGEMPIMDGSAASFCMMLDEAGIREQNAGKRIIRIKKEVRVEAGEKYVALKPSETADFDFRIRFDHPVIGEQHRDFVFSKSGFIQEIARARTFGFLKEVQYLRSKNLALGGSLENAIVLDDTKVLNPEGLRFEDEFVRHKILDAMGDMKLLGHPILGKYEAFAGSHELNHKLTLALLADASAYEVVTLQVKESVAFAQSFA; encoded by the coding sequence ATAAAACAGCGAACGATAGCCAAAGCGGTGAAGAGTGTCGGAATCGGGCTTCACAAAGGAAAGCCCGTGCATCTGGTGCTCGAACCGCTGGAGGCGGACAGCGGCATTGTGTTTTACAGGAAAGATGCCGGCGTGACCATTCCCCTGCTTCCGAAGTATGTGGTGGATACGCAGATGGCGACGGTGATCGGAAGAGAGGGTGTCAACATCTCCACGATCGAACATTTTCTCTCGGCACTCTACGCTTATGGCATCGACAATATGCGCGTCGTGCTCGACGACGGGGAGATGCCGATCATGGACGGCAGTGCCGCGAGTTTCTGCATGATGCTTGATGAAGCGGGTATCCGTGAACAGAACGCTGGCAAGAGGATCATTCGGATCAAGAAAGAGGTGCGTGTCGAGGCGGGTGAGAAATATGTGGCCCTCAAGCCCTCCGAAACGGCGGATTTCGACTTCAGGATCCGTTTCGACCATCCGGTCATCGGGGAGCAACATCGCGATTTTGTTTTCAGCAAAAGCGGATTCATCCAGGAGATCGCGCGGGCGAGAACTTTCGGGTTCCTCAAGGAGGTCCAGTACCTGCGAAGCAAAAATCTGGCTCTGGGGGGCAGTCTGGAAAATGCCATCGTTCTGGACGATACCAAAGTGCTCAATCCCGAGGGGCTTCGGTTCGAAGACGAATTCGTCCGTCACAAAATCCTCGATGCGATGGGGGATATGAAACTGCTTGGGCATCCGATTCTCGGAAAGTACGAAGCCTTTGCGGGGAGCCACGAACTGAACCACAAGCTGACACTGGCTCTGCTGGCCGATGCGAGCGCGTATGAAGTGGTGACGTTGCAGGTCAAAGAGAGTGTGGCCTTTGCCCAGAGTTTCGCATGA
- the sppA gene encoding signal peptide peptidase SppA — MSDFFKKLFLPITATLDFIQKYFKSLLFILILLLILAPASTESVKPPNLATVGLYGPIMNTEKIVREIESLADDEDIKGVLFLVDSPGGAVAPSVEISLAIKRLREKKPIVAYAAGTMASGSYYASIWATRIVANPAATIGSIGVIMEGMNIKGLIDKIGIKPQVVKAGRYKEAGTPFREWTPEERKEIETHVLDIYRMFVNDVAKARHLDPNHPETFADAKIFIAEKARRVGLIDQIGSVEDAKKVTKTLAGVKEARWRKKSKWEEYIENLTEQTARTFAAQLRGWVIR, encoded by the coding sequence ATGTCTGATTTTTTCAAAAAGCTTTTTCTGCCCATCACCGCGACACTTGATTTTATCCAGAAATATTTCAAGTCGCTTCTTTTCATCCTGATCCTTCTGCTGATTCTTGCTCCGGCGAGTACCGAATCGGTCAAACCGCCCAACCTCGCCACCGTCGGTCTTTACGGTCCCATCATGAATACCGAAAAGATCGTCAGGGAGATCGAATCGCTCGCGGACGACGAAGATATCAAAGGGGTCCTCTTTCTTGTCGATTCTCCCGGGGGTGCCGTGGCACCGTCTGTGGAGATCTCGCTCGCGATCAAGCGGCTCAGAGAGAAAAAACCGATCGTAGCCTATGCGGCGGGAACCATGGCCAGCGGAAGCTACTACGCCTCGATATGGGCCACCCGAATCGTCGCCAATCCCGCCGCAACCATCGGATCGATCGGCGTAATCATGGAGGGGATGAATATCAAGGGGCTCATCGACAAAATCGGCATCAAACCCCAGGTGGTCAAAGCGGGACGATACAAAGAGGCGGGCACTCCCTTCAGGGAGTGGACCCCCGAAGAGCGCAAAGAGATCGAAACCCACGTCCTCGACATCTACCGTATGTTCGTCAACGATGTGGCCAAGGCGAGACATCTTGATCCCAACCATCCCGAAACCTTCGCCGATGCGAAAATCTTCATCGCCGAAAAGGCACGGCGTGTCGGTCTGATCGATCAGATCGGTTCCGTCGAAGATGCGAAAAAGGTGACAAAAACCCTCGCCGGCGTGAAAGAGGCCCGATGGAGAAAGAAAAGCAAGTGGGAGGAGTACATCGAAAACCTGACCGAGCAGACCGCCCGAACCTTTGCCGCGCAATTGAGGGGATGGGTTATTCGCTGA
- the xseA gene encoding exodeoxyribonuclease VII large subunit, with amino-acid sequence MQTLTVSEINEQIKSLLESTFLQIRVEGEISRVTYHSSGHIYFTIKDAKSALSCVMFRSNARHLRFRLEEGAHVVLGGSITVYVPRGNYQMMVQTAEPYGAGALSVAFEQLKKRLEEEGLFAVERKKPIPRIIRHIAIVTSKTGAAIQDMIRVAKKRWPLVKITLVDTLVQGGEAAEEIARHIAYADRLGADVIVVGRGGGSLEDLWAFNEEVVARAIAACDTPVVSAVGHEVDTLISDFVADMRAPTPSAAMEQILPDRTEVLMALDEMMDRMGGRMHQILSLKKQLLTHMQSRLEQYAIGRKIELQLETIRELKNRMRQQMAHLLARKRDEVVPLAVQLRMTQQHLLQSREQQLRALEAQMAALDPRSKLRPGFVQLVKEDRAVTLEKLKPKDRVRLEDGRHVAEATIDSVRPVS; translated from the coding sequence ATGCAGACGCTGACGGTATCGGAGATCAACGAACAGATCAAATCGCTGCTTGAATCGACATTCCTTCAGATACGGGTCGAGGGGGAGATCTCCCGTGTCACTTACCACAGCAGCGGCCATATCTATTTCACGATCAAGGACGCGAAGAGCGCGCTTTCATGCGTCATGTTCCGTTCCAACGCCCGGCATCTACGTTTTCGCCTCGAAGAGGGAGCACACGTAGTGCTGGGGGGATCCATTACGGTCTATGTGCCGCGCGGCAATTACCAAATGATGGTTCAGACGGCGGAACCCTACGGTGCCGGAGCTCTTTCGGTTGCCTTCGAGCAGCTCAAAAAACGTTTGGAAGAGGAGGGTCTTTTCGCCGTCGAGAGGAAAAAGCCGATTCCTAGAATCATCCGTCATATCGCCATCGTCACCTCCAAAACAGGCGCGGCGATCCAGGATATGATCCGGGTCGCAAAGAAGCGGTGGCCTCTGGTCAAAATCACGCTTGTCGATACACTGGTACAAGGGGGCGAAGCGGCCGAAGAGATCGCCCGCCACATCGCCTATGCCGATCGGCTCGGTGCGGACGTCATCGTCGTCGGTCGCGGCGGCGGAAGCCTGGAGGATCTTTGGGCCTTCAACGAAGAGGTTGTAGCGCGGGCCATCGCCGCCTGCGATACACCGGTCGTCTCGGCTGTCGGTCACGAGGTCGATACGCTGATATCCGATTTCGTGGCCGATATGCGCGCACCCACACCCAGCGCCGCGATGGAGCAGATTCTTCCCGATCGTACCGAAGTTTTGATGGCTCTTGACGAGATGATGGACAGAATGGGTGGAAGGATGCATCAGATTCTATCGCTCAAGAAGCAGCTTCTAACCCATATGCAGAGCCGGTTGGAGCAGTATGCGATCGGACGAAAAATCGAATTGCAGCTTGAGACGATACGCGAACTGAAGAACCGGATGCGGCAGCAGATGGCGCATCTTCTCGCACGGAAAAGGGATGAGGTGGTGCCGCTTGCCGTTCAGTTGCGGATGACGCAGCAGCATCTGCTTCAAAGCAGAGAGCAGCAGCTTCGCGCGCTGGAGGCACAGATGGCCGCACTCGATCCGCGTTCGAAGTTGCGCCCGGGATTTGTGCAGCTCGTCAAGGAAGATCGCGCCGTCACGCTTGAAAAACTCAAACCGAAAGATCGGGTGCGGCTTGAAGACGGTCGGCATGTTGCAGAGGCGACGATCGATTCGGTGCGTCCTGTTTCGTAA
- a CDS encoding ribosome maturation factor RimP, with protein sequence MNVRDEVKKVVEAHGAKLYDTEIVNEDGHTVYRVYILKEGGVDLDLCADISRDLSPLLDVYPPVSGQYYLEVSSPGVERTLTKPEHFEKSIGENVYLKLSSGDKVKGKLLGLDDGEVILETEHGKERFALSEIRKARTYYEW encoded by the coding sequence ATGAATGTCCGCGACGAGGTGAAAAAGGTCGTCGAAGCTCACGGCGCCAAACTCTACGACACGGAGATAGTGAATGAGGACGGCCATACGGTCTATCGTGTCTATATTTTGAAAGAGGGAGGCGTCGATCTTGATCTGTGCGCCGATATCAGCCGCGATCTCTCTCCGCTGCTCGATGTCTACCCTCCTGTCAGCGGCCAATATTATCTCGAAGTGAGCTCTCCGGGGGTCGAACGGACCCTAACAAAGCCGGAACACTTCGAAAAGTCGATCGGAGAAAACGTCTATTTGAAACTGAGTTCCGGCGACAAAGTGAAAGGGAAGCTGCTGGGGCTTGATGACGGAGAGGTGATTTTGGAAACAGAGCATGGCAAAGAGCGGTTTGCTTTGAGCGAAATCCGCAAAGCGCGCACCTACTATGAGTGGTAG
- a CDS encoding RNA recognition motif domain-containing protein — translation MNIYVGNLSYRMDDGELREVFAQYGEVSSARIINDRETGRSKGFGFVEMPDDNAANEAIEALNGKEVGGRNLRVNEARPREPRQPRSDFNRF, via the coding sequence ATGAATATCTACGTTGGCAACCTGTCTTACAGAATGGACGATGGTGAACTGAGAGAAGTTTTTGCACAGTATGGTGAAGTAAGCAGCGCGCGTATTATCAACGACAGAGAGACCGGCCGTTCCAAGGGTTTCGGTTTTGTCGAAATGCCTGACGACAATGCCGCCAATGAAGCGATCGAAGCCCTCAACGGCAAAGAGGTGGGCGGGCGCAACCTTCGCGTCAACGAAGCGCGACCCCGTGAACCCCGACAGCCCCGGAGTGACTTCAACCGATTTTAA
- the folK gene encoding 2-amino-4-hydroxy-6-hydroxymethyldihydropteridine diphosphokinase: MSLMRSKRFPSRFPSVGFAHRALIGIGGNLGDVRRRFDKVVDYLRHGRLVRVLQTSFILKNPPFGYREQPDFYNAVLEVETELSPHGLLRYLLWVEKRFGRKRSFKNAPRTLDLDIIFYDGINLETKRLQLPHPHFHERESVMIPLMFLKEVRV, encoded by the coding sequence ATGTCGCTGATGCGATCGAAGCGGTTTCCCTCCCGCTTCCCTTCCGTCGGCTTTGCCCACCGGGCACTGATTGGAATCGGGGGGAACCTGGGGGATGTCCGCCGGCGGTTCGACAAGGTGGTGGATTATCTTCGTCACGGGCGCCTGGTCAGGGTTTTGCAAACCTCTTTCATTCTGAAAAACCCTCCTTTCGGCTACAGGGAACAGCCCGACTTCTACAACGCCGTGCTCGAAGTGGAGACGGAACTTTCGCCCCATGGACTGCTGCGCTATCTGCTTTGGGTCGAAAAACGGTTCGGGAGGAAAAGAAGTTTCAAAAACGCCCCCAGGACGCTCGATTTGGATATAATATTTTATGATGGAATCAATCTGGAAACGAAGCGGCTGCAACTGCCCCATCCCCATTTTCATGAGCGAGAATCGGTGATGATTCCCCTGATGTTTCTGAAGGAAGTGCGAGTATGA
- the ubiE gene encoding bifunctional demethylmenaquinone methyltransferase/2-methoxy-6-polyprenyl-1,4-benzoquinol methylase UbiE, whose protein sequence is METNEKQEKQEKIVSMFDEIASTYDVTNRILSMGIDKSWRKKACDKTLQLLERHEDLTVVDVACGTGDMLQWWQDRAEAADATISGFIGVDPSEGMLEVARKKVDYADFIVAKAQEMPLEENTADILSISYGIRNVVDRQEAIDEFYRVLKPGGMVVILEFTKREDRGVKGKIVDFYMHNILPTLGGLVSRNYAAYRYLPDSIEGFLTTDMLKNELETAGFTMQYTQAFSMGISTLLIAKK, encoded by the coding sequence ATGGAAACCAACGAAAAACAGGAAAAACAGGAAAAAATCGTCTCGATGTTCGACGAAATCGCGTCGACCTACGATGTCACCAATCGTATTCTCAGCATGGGAATCGACAAGTCGTGGCGCAAAAAGGCGTGCGACAAAACACTGCAGCTGCTTGAGCGTCACGAAGATTTGACGGTAGTGGATGTGGCGTGCGGCACCGGTGACATGCTGCAGTGGTGGCAAGACCGTGCCGAAGCGGCCGATGCAACGATTTCCGGTTTTATTGGCGTCGATCCGTCGGAGGGAATGCTGGAGGTTGCCAGAAAGAAGGTCGACTACGCCGATTTCATCGTGGCCAAGGCGCAGGAGATGCCCCTTGAAGAGAATACGGCCGATATTCTCTCCATCAGTTACGGTATCCGCAATGTCGTCGACCGTCAGGAGGCGATCGACGAGTTCTACCGCGTTCTCAAACCGGGCGGTATGGTGGTCATCCTTGAGTTCACGAAGCGGGAAGATCGCGGAGTGAAGGGGAAGATCGTCGATTTTTACATGCACAACATTCTTCCGACCCTGGGGGGACTGGTGAGCCGCAACTATGCCGCCTACAGGTATCTGCCCGACTCGATCGAAGGGTTTCTGACCACCGACATGCTCAAAAACGAGCTGGAGACCGCAGGCTTCACGATGCAGTACACCCAGGCCTTTTCCATGGGCATCTCGACACTTCTCATCGCCAAAAAATAG
- the aroQ gene encoding type II 3-dehydroquinate dehydratase: MKIMVIQGPNLNMLGVREQNIYGPMKLEQIHEQMRAFAQQNGLEIEFFQSNLEGEIVDKIQECLGDADGIIINPAAYTHTSIAIRDALAAVALPAVEVHITNIYTREEFRHKSLIAPVCAGQISGFGPFGYHLAMVAMTQILNEIKAMKEMQKQQQQKA; encoded by the coding sequence ATGAAAATCATGGTGATTCAGGGACCGAACCTCAACATGCTCGGCGTCAGGGAGCAGAATATCTACGGCCCGATGAAACTGGAGCAGATTCATGAGCAGATGCGGGCATTCGCCCAGCAAAACGGCCTGGAGATCGAGTTTTTCCAGAGCAACCTCGAGGGAGAGATCGTCGACAAAATTCAGGAGTGCCTTGGAGATGCCGACGGGATCATCATCAATCCGGCAGCCTATACCCACACCTCCATCGCAATCCGTGACGCCCTGGCGGCCGTGGCGCTACCCGCCGTCGAAGTCCATATAACAAACATCTACACCCGTGAAGAGTTCAGGCACAAAAGTCTCATCGCGCCGGTGTGCGCCGGACAGATCAGCGGATTCGGCCCTTTCGGCTACCATCTTGCGATGGTGGCGATGACGCAGATTCTGAATGAAATCAAAGCGATGAAAGAGATGCAAAAACAGCAGCAGCAAAAGGCGTAA
- the thrB gene encoding homoserine kinase, with product MTISVPATSANLGPGFDTLGLSLALRNKVHIQPSSFFSVSIKGEGANNPRLKGNNLFINIFNDHYRHLTGKQGVFRFKFYNRIPLSRGLGSSSAVIVSAIASAYSAAGVNITKRKLLNLALHYEHHPDNITPAVMGGFNVAVVENRRVYSQKKRIPNYLKAVLVIPDKPISTAHSRTTLPRSYRKEDAIYNLSHASLLTACFFNESWEMLRIAARDRFHQMARMKNLPELFEVQKIAIEHNALMSTLSGSGSTFFNMVYKEDAEALLKKFKERFPTFRSAVCEFDNDGVIFG from the coding sequence TTGACAATCAGTGTGCCCGCCACCAGTGCCAATCTCGGACCAGGTTTCGACACGCTGGGACTCTCGTTGGCTCTTCGGAACAAGGTCCATATCCAGCCTTCCAGTTTTTTCAGTGTCTCCATCAAGGGTGAAGGGGCCAATAACCCCCGATTGAAGGGAAACAATCTCTTTATCAATATTTTCAACGACCACTATCGCCACCTCACCGGAAAGCAGGGAGTGTTCCGGTTCAAATTCTATAACAGAATACCGCTATCCAGGGGGCTGGGAAGCTCTTCTGCAGTGATCGTCAGCGCCATCGCATCGGCCTACAGTGCGGCGGGTGTCAATATCACAAAACGAAAACTCCTGAACCTGGCGCTCCATTACGAACACCATCCCGACAACATCACTCCCGCGGTGATGGGTGGATTCAATGTGGCGGTGGTGGAGAACAGGCGGGTCTACAGCCAGAAAAAAAGGATTCCCAACTATCTCAAAGCGGTTCTCGTCATTCCCGACAAGCCGATTTCGACCGCCCACTCCCGCACCACGCTTCCGCGAAGCTACCGGAAGGAGGATGCCATCTACAACCTGAGCCATGCTTCGCTGCTGACAGCCTGTTTTTTCAACGAGTCATGGGAGATGCTGCGCATCGCGGCACGGGACCGTTTTCACCAGATGGCACGGATGAAAAATCTGCCGGAGCTGTTCGAAGTGCAGAAAATCGCCATCGAACACAACGCTCTGATGAGCACGCTCTCCGGTAGCGGCTCCACCTTTTTCAACATGGTTTACAAAGAGGATGCGGAAGCGCTGCTTAAAAAATTCAAAGAGCGTTTCCCCACTTTCCGCAGTGCCGTCTGCGAATTCGATAACGACGGCGTTATCTTCGGCTAA
- the mqnF gene encoding aminofutalosine deaminase family hydrolase → MKIIAAKWLFDGENIQRDTAVAFDEKIAEIGTFEILETRYPDAEILRLDDKSVLLPGLINPHVHLEFGANTTHLKYGDFMTWLQSVIAHRDELIDACHAACYRRQIQEMLETGTTTFGAVSSYGKELTACRAAPQRVIFFNEAIGSQPAAVDALYSDFMQRLEESEKAASDRFIPAVALHAPYSVHPVLIKKILHETPQKPLSAHFLESPAEKEWLQEGRGPFKYFFESYLGQSTPLCHPEAFLNLLEGRKTLLTHAVQAGEREFDLIASAGHAITHCPRSNRLLGCGRLPIEGVKKRKILWLLGTDGLSSNRSLSLWDEMRAALMLHHQAPLNLFAADLLRAVTSRAADALDLPVGRLKPGCFADLVTVSLPDAPDNEKSVATQLVLHTEKIDRLYIQGTQHV, encoded by the coding sequence ATGAAAATCATTGCTGCGAAATGGCTCTTTGATGGTGAAAACATACAGCGTGACACAGCGGTTGCATTTGATGAAAAGATCGCGGAGATCGGGACATTCGAAATCCTCGAAACGCGCTACCCCGATGCCGAAATACTCCGCCTCGACGACAAAAGCGTCCTGCTTCCCGGCCTGATCAATCCCCATGTTCATCTCGAGTTTGGCGCCAACACCACCCACCTGAAGTACGGTGACTTCATGACATGGCTTCAAAGCGTCATCGCCCACCGGGACGAACTGATCGACGCGTGCCACGCCGCTTGCTACAGGCGTCAGATCCAGGAGATGCTTGAGACCGGCACGACGACATTCGGAGCCGTCAGCAGTTACGGAAAAGAGCTGACCGCCTGCAGGGCGGCTCCCCAGCGGGTCATCTTCTTCAACGAAGCGATCGGGTCCCAGCCGGCAGCCGTCGATGCGCTCTACAGCGATTTTATGCAGCGCCTCGAAGAGAGCGAAAAAGCGGCATCGGACCGTTTCATTCCGGCTGTCGCCCTACATGCCCCCTATTCGGTACATCCGGTTCTGATAAAAAAGATTCTGCACGAAACCCCGCAAAAACCGCTGTCGGCCCATTTTCTGGAATCGCCTGCGGAGAAGGAGTGGCTGCAGGAAGGCAGAGGTCCCTTCAAGTATTTTTTCGAAAGTTATCTGGGACAGAGCACACCTCTTTGTCACCCCGAAGCGTTCCTGAATCTGCTGGAGGGACGCAAAACCCTTTTGACGCACGCCGTGCAGGCCGGGGAGAGAGAGTTTGACCTCATTGCCTCAGCAGGCCATGCCATTACCCACTGCCCACGCTCCAACCGCCTGCTAGGATGCGGTCGGCTGCCGATCGAGGGGGTGAAAAAAAGGAAAATCCTGTGGCTGCTGGGCACCGACGGATTGAGTTCGAACCGTTCACTGAGCCTCTGGGACGAGATGCGTGCGGCACTCATGCTCCATCATCAGGCACCTCTCAACCTCTTCGCCGCCGATCTTCTCAGGGCCGTCACCTCACGGGCCGCCGACGCGCTGGACCTGCCCGTAGGACGGCTCAAACCCGGCTGTTTCGCCGATCTTGTCACCGTTTCGCTTCCCGATGCGCCGGATAACGAAAAATCCGTCGCAACGCAGCTTGTTCTGCATACGGAAAAGATCGATCGACTCTATATTCAAGGAACACAGCATGTCTGA
- the rbfA gene encoding 30S ribosome-binding factor RbfA, translated as MTPEEIKRKRADSILRELIPEALSQLGDERLRGLTVTEVVCSRGRSDADVYLDPTGLDESEQRAILKQLKKVTRGLEAYCLKAEGWFKSPKFHFKFDKELDRVKRMDELFAQIEKELKS; from the coding sequence ATGACGCCCGAAGAGATCAAACGCAAACGCGCCGATTCGATTTTGCGCGAACTGATTCCCGAAGCGCTCTCACAGCTGGGTGACGAACGTCTGCGCGGGTTGACCGTGACCGAAGTGGTCTGCAGCCGCGGGCGCAGCGATGCCGATGTCTATCTCGACCCGACGGGATTGGACGAGAGTGAGCAGCGGGCGATTTTGAAACAGCTCAAAAAAGTGACACGGGGCCTGGAAGCCTACTGTCTCAAAGCAGAGGGGTGGTTCAAATCTCCGAAGTTCCATTTCAAGTTCGACAAGGAACTTGACCGGGTCAAGCGGATGGACGAACTCTTCGCGCAGATCGAGAAAGAGTTGAAATCATGA